The following coding sequences lie in one Frigoribacterium sp. SL97 genomic window:
- a CDS encoding DeoR/GlpR family DNA-binding transcription regulator, producing the protein MSTTARERRRDIVDLAHTTGLASVDELSRRFEVTPSTIRRDLAELTRRGEIARTYGGAMPLGAPGAEPTFRQRNLEAGVAKAEIARHARTLVHDGETLLFDAGSSVAALAREARSGLVATVATTSIAVIQQLADSDGIHLECLGGTLRPASQGFVGPLAEAALERLTFDRVFLGADGVLASGHVVEADLVQTRLKELMCRQSERVYVLADGSKLGRATFRARAALPEGWTLVTDATATTEALAEFAAAGVDVVVAPAG; encoded by the coding sequence ATGAGCACCACGGCACGCGAGCGACGCCGCGACATCGTCGACCTGGCCCACACCACCGGCCTGGCGAGCGTCGACGAGCTGAGTCGTCGCTTCGAGGTGACCCCGTCGACCATCCGCCGCGACCTCGCCGAGCTCACCCGGCGCGGCGAGATCGCCCGCACCTACGGCGGGGCCATGCCGCTCGGTGCCCCCGGTGCCGAGCCGACCTTTCGTCAGCGCAACCTCGAGGCCGGGGTGGCCAAGGCCGAGATCGCGCGGCACGCCCGCACGCTGGTCCACGACGGCGAGACGCTGCTGTTCGACGCCGGCTCGTCGGTCGCGGCCCTCGCCCGGGAGGCGCGCTCGGGTCTCGTCGCGACCGTCGCCACCACCTCGATCGCCGTAATCCAACAGCTCGCCGACTCGGACGGCATCCACCTCGAGTGCCTCGGCGGCACGCTGCGCCCGGCCAGCCAGGGCTTCGTCGGGCCGCTGGCCGAGGCCGCCCTCGAGCGCCTGACCTTCGACCGGGTGTTCCTCGGCGCCGACGGCGTGCTCGCCTCGGGCCACGTGGTCGAGGCCGACCTCGTGCAGACCCGGCTCAAAGAGCTGATGTGCCGGCAGTCCGAGCGCGTCTACGTGCTGGCCGACGGGTCGAAGCTCGGTCGCGCGACGTTCCGCGCCCGCGCGGCGCTGCCCGAGGGCTGGACGCTCGTGACCGACGCCACCGCCACGACCGAGGCGCTGGCCGAGTTCGCGGCCGCCGGCGTCGACGTGGTCGTCGCGCCCGCCGGCTGA
- a CDS encoding alpha-mannosidase, translating to MHQNQKLVEERIERVLNERITPAVHSATTPVTLRAWQVPDEPVPVAEALVQTYDPFEIGQPWGRAWSTWWFEVLGEVPADWAGHTVELVLDPGFIGDWPGNQAECLVHTPDGVPIKGIHPRNTYVRLHDEAAGGEAVHFFVEAAGNPDILVNEFVPTAYGEKSTAPTEPIYRFRTAQLAVFEHEVWGLRFDVEVLYQMMKELHQDDPRRHEVLRALERSLDVLRLDDIVGTAAAAREVLAPVLASPAVPSAHTLSGIGHAHIDSAWLWPIRETKRKTARTFSNVLTLAKQYPDFRFACSSAQQYQWVKENYPTVFEGIKQAIADGTWYPVGSQWIEPDGNLPGGEAMVRQITHGLRFFADELGVETHGVWLPDSFGYTASFPQIAKLAGLEWFLTQKLSWNQTNTFPHHTFWWEGIDGSRVFTHFPPIDTYNSTLEAEELHHAVRQFREKGAATRSLVPFGYGDGGGGPIREMMERQRRVKDLEGSPRVEIEHPDEFFAKARAEYEDAPVWVGELYLELHRGTFTSHAREKRGNREAEHRLREAELWWTTAAVRTGAAYPYAALDRLWKLTLLQQFHDILPGSSIAWVHRENEDDYRRSLAELDLLIEEALVAVASPGSVVNAAGHDRVALVEDASGVAAALVAVPGSGVAPLVAVDATSPVVVTRASSRGATVENGLVRIVVDERGLITSIVDLRHDRELVPAGRAANLLQLHEDLPNAWDAWDIDAHYRHSRTDLVEADAVEIVEEGPLRVTVRVERSFGRSRVEQFVSLVADDARVHVRTELDWREDEKLLKVSFPLVLHAQHHSAEIQFGHVRRATHTNTSWDDARFEVMAHRWVHVEEPGYGVGLTNSGSYGHDITRTVGETGEVETEVRVSLVRAARSPDPVQDIGHHRFDYALVPGATIDEVVRAGYEQNLPVRVVGAGRGGATFVLGAGAGSTAGAGHGASTTAEVPPASDVSASSTTSAASTPSTSSAVGGLVSLSGEQVRIESLKLADDETGDVVVRLYESTGARAGTRVDAHFDVTRVTEVDVLERPLTEAMPSALRFAPDATGADLTLRPFQVVTLRLHRA from the coding sequence GTGCACCAGAACCAGAAACTCGTCGAAGAGCGCATCGAGCGCGTGCTGAACGAGCGCATCACCCCCGCCGTCCACTCGGCGACCACCCCGGTCACCCTGCGCGCCTGGCAGGTGCCCGACGAACCGGTGCCGGTCGCCGAGGCCCTGGTCCAGACGTACGACCCCTTCGAGATCGGCCAGCCGTGGGGACGCGCCTGGTCGACCTGGTGGTTCGAAGTCCTCGGCGAGGTCCCTGCCGACTGGGCCGGGCACACGGTCGAGCTCGTGCTCGACCCCGGGTTCATCGGCGACTGGCCGGGCAACCAGGCCGAGTGCCTGGTGCACACCCCGGACGGCGTGCCGATCAAGGGCATCCACCCGCGCAACACCTACGTGCGCCTGCACGACGAGGCCGCCGGGGGCGAAGCCGTGCACTTCTTCGTCGAGGCCGCCGGGAACCCCGACATCTTGGTGAACGAGTTCGTTCCGACCGCCTACGGCGAGAAGTCGACCGCGCCGACGGAGCCGATCTACCGGTTCCGCACCGCGCAGCTGGCCGTCTTCGAGCACGAGGTCTGGGGCCTGCGCTTCGACGTCGAGGTGCTCTACCAGATGATGAAGGAGCTGCACCAGGACGACCCGCGTCGCCACGAGGTGCTGCGAGCCCTCGAACGCTCGCTCGACGTGCTGCGCCTCGACGACATCGTCGGCACCGCGGCAGCCGCCCGCGAGGTGCTCGCCCCGGTGCTCGCGAGCCCGGCCGTCCCGAGCGCCCACACCCTGAGCGGCATCGGCCACGCGCACATCGACAGCGCCTGGCTCTGGCCGATCCGCGAGACCAAACGCAAGACGGCCCGCACCTTCTCGAACGTGCTGACGCTGGCGAAGCAGTATCCCGACTTCCGCTTCGCCTGCTCGTCGGCGCAGCAGTACCAGTGGGTGAAAGAGAACTACCCGACCGTCTTCGAGGGCATCAAGCAGGCCATCGCCGACGGAACCTGGTACCCCGTCGGCTCGCAGTGGATCGAACCCGACGGCAACCTGCCGGGCGGCGAGGCCATGGTGCGTCAGATCACCCACGGCCTGCGCTTCTTCGCCGACGAGCTCGGCGTCGAGACGCACGGCGTCTGGCTGCCCGACTCGTTCGGCTACACGGCGTCGTTCCCGCAGATCGCCAAGCTGGCGGGCCTCGAGTGGTTCCTCACCCAGAAGCTGTCGTGGAACCAGACCAACACGTTCCCGCACCACACCTTCTGGTGGGAGGGCATCGACGGTTCGCGGGTCTTCACCCACTTCCCGCCGATCGACACCTACAACTCGACCCTCGAGGCCGAAGAGCTGCACCATGCGGTGCGGCAGTTCCGAGAGAAGGGCGCCGCCACGCGCTCGCTCGTCCCCTTCGGCTACGGCGACGGAGGCGGTGGCCCGATCCGCGAGATGATGGAACGCCAGCGTCGGGTGAAGGACCTCGAGGGTTCGCCCCGGGTCGAGATCGAGCACCCCGACGAGTTCTTCGCCAAGGCCCGTGCCGAGTACGAGGACGCCCCCGTCTGGGTCGGCGAGCTCTACCTCGAGCTGCACCGCGGCACGTTCACCTCGCACGCCCGTGAGAAACGCGGCAACCGCGAGGCCGAGCACCGCCTCCGCGAGGCCGAGCTGTGGTGGACCACCGCGGCCGTCCGCACCGGTGCCGCCTACCCGTACGCCGCCCTCGACCGCCTCTGGAAGCTCACGCTGCTGCAGCAGTTCCACGACATCCTTCCGGGCTCGTCGATCGCCTGGGTGCACCGCGAGAACGAGGACGACTACCGCCGCAGCCTCGCCGAGCTCGACCTGCTGATCGAGGAGGCGCTGGTCGCCGTGGCCTCGCCCGGCAGCGTCGTCAACGCGGCCGGTCACGACCGCGTTGCCCTGGTCGAGGACGCCTCGGGTGTCGCCGCCGCCCTGGTCGCGGTGCCCGGCTCGGGCGTCGCGCCGCTGGTCGCCGTGGACGCGACCTCGCCGGTGGTGGTGACCCGCGCCTCCTCGAGGGGTGCGACGGTCGAGAACGGGCTCGTGCGCATCGTCGTCGACGAGCGCGGCCTGATCACCTCGATCGTCGACCTGCGGCACGACCGCGAGCTGGTGCCGGCCGGCCGCGCGGCCAACCTGCTGCAGCTGCACGAGGACCTGCCGAACGCGTGGGACGCGTGGGACATCGACGCGCACTACCGCCACAGCCGCACCGACCTGGTCGAGGCCGACGCGGTCGAGATCGTCGAAGAAGGGCCGCTGCGCGTCACGGTGCGCGTCGAGCGCTCGTTCGGCCGCTCGCGGGTCGAGCAGTTCGTCTCGCTCGTGGCCGACGACGCCCGCGTGCACGTCCGCACCGAGCTCGACTGGCGCGAGGACGAGAAGCTGCTCAAGGTGAGCTTCCCGCTCGTGCTGCACGCGCAGCACCACAGCGCCGAGATCCAGTTCGGCCACGTCCGCCGCGCCACCCACACCAACACCTCGTGGGACGACGCCCGGTTCGAGGTGATGGCGCACCGCTGGGTGCACGTCGAGGAGCCCGGCTACGGCGTCGGCCTGACGAACTCGGGCAGCTACGGCCACGACATCACCCGCACCGTGGGCGAGACCGGCGAGGTCGAGACCGAGGTGCGCGTCAGCCTGGTGCGCGCGGCCCGCAGCCCGGACCCCGTGCAGGACATCGGTCACCACCGCTTCGACTACGCGCTCGTGCCGGGTGCGACCATCGACGAGGTCGTCCGCGCGGGGTACGAGCAGAACCTGCCCGTGCGCGTGGTCGGCGCCGGACGCGGCGGGGCGACGTTCGTGCTCGGCGCGGGTGCCGGCAGCACGGCGGGTGCGGGGCACGGCGCGTCGACGACTGCGGAGGTCCCTCCGGCCTCGGACGTCTCGGCCAGCTCGACCACCTCGGCCGCCTCGACGCCGTCGACGTCCTCGGCGGTCGGGGGTCTCGTGTCGCTCTCGGGCGAGCAGGTGCGCATCGAGTCGCTCAAACTGGCCGACGACGAGACGGGCGACGTGGTCGTGCGGCTGTACGAATCGACCGGCGCCCGGGCCGGCACCCGTGTCGACGCCCACTTCGACGTGACCCGCGTGACCGAGGTCGACGTGCTCGAGCGTCCGCTGACCGAGGCCATGCCCAGCGCGCTGCGCTTCGCGCCCGACGCCACCGGGGCCGACCTGACCCTGCGCCCGTTCCAGGTCGTGACACTGCGCCTGCACCGCGCCTGA
- a CDS encoding ABC transporter substrate-binding protein, giving the protein MSSSPDEGVAALRDRAPSTSSNPWIERSMMTVPFADHEMSRRTLLRWGAAAGLFVTATSLAGCAGPTGLPGPGTLTLALNRSLVSLDNKLNQFDAAVTVQRAVRQALTQIGPDITPELVLAESFEPTSDTQWTVRLREGVRYSDGTPVTVADVATALQMYEQVQGSFVASFFPEFPTVTAIDERTFTLDSSQPIPVLDALMSNILITPAAANKPEELQDGVGSGPFVVTRFNRGAGTYSLSRNEQYWGEAPGVDRVEVRFLPEESSRVIALRSGEVDVIDSITPDSATQLQGLPGIVLDEASSLRINQIFYNFRKPEGHPLADARVRGALSHAIDGRALVRDVLTDSVTQADGVVPPSLLGYAKTGEYTYDPDLARRTLAELGASDLTLRIIWETGEFAGDTFIMEALVEMFGAIGVRTTLQQFEPGGDILQWRQGKAGDWDLLGNGFSAPTGLALTILQGMYAGTAEKEQTRDTYQGYVQPDVAEAIARASTEPDATLRQQRLAEAQQAAWDTWPCAWAFVPKSVLARRERVERLALASSNTYPLADVRLGA; this is encoded by the coding sequence GTGTCATCCAGCCCGGACGAGGGCGTCGCAGCGCTGCGGGACCGGGCGCCGTCGACCTCGTCGAACCCCTGGATCGAGAGGTCGATGATGACCGTTCCGTTCGCGGACCACGAGATGTCTCGCCGCACCCTGCTCCGCTGGGGTGCCGCGGCCGGCCTCTTCGTGACCGCCACCAGCCTCGCCGGCTGCGCCGGACCGACCGGGTTGCCCGGACCCGGCACGCTGACCCTGGCCCTCAACCGCTCGCTGGTCAGCCTCGACAACAAGCTGAACCAGTTCGACGCGGCCGTCACGGTGCAGCGGGCGGTGCGTCAGGCCCTCACGCAGATCGGCCCCGACATCACGCCCGAGCTCGTGCTCGCCGAGAGCTTCGAGCCGACGAGCGACACACAGTGGACGGTCCGCCTGCGCGAGGGCGTTCGCTACTCGGACGGGACGCCCGTCACGGTCGCCGACGTCGCCACCGCGCTGCAGATGTACGAGCAGGTGCAGGGCTCGTTCGTCGCCAGCTTCTTCCCCGAGTTCCCGACCGTGACCGCGATCGACGAGCGCACCTTCACGCTCGACTCGTCGCAGCCGATCCCGGTGCTCGACGCGTTGATGAGCAACATCCTGATCACCCCGGCCGCGGCGAACAAGCCCGAGGAGCTGCAGGACGGCGTGGGCAGCGGCCCGTTCGTCGTCACCCGGTTCAACCGCGGCGCCGGCACCTACAGCCTGAGCCGCAACGAGCAGTACTGGGGCGAGGCGCCGGGCGTCGACCGGGTCGAGGTGCGGTTCCTGCCCGAGGAGTCCAGCCGCGTGATCGCCCTGCGCAGCGGCGAGGTCGACGTGATCGACTCGATCACGCCCGACTCGGCGACCCAGTTGCAGGGCCTGCCCGGCATCGTCCTCGACGAGGCCTCGAGCCTGCGCATCAACCAGATCTTCTACAACTTCCGCAAGCCCGAGGGGCACCCGCTGGCCGACGCCCGGGTGCGCGGAGCGCTCAGCCACGCGATCGACGGCCGGGCGCTCGTCCGCGACGTGCTCACCGACTCGGTCACGCAGGCCGACGGCGTCGTGCCGCCGAGCCTGCTCGGCTACGCCAAGACGGGCGAGTACACCTACGACCCCGACCTCGCCCGCCGCACGCTCGCCGAGCTCGGGGCGAGCGACCTCACGTTGCGCATCATCTGGGAGACCGGCGAGTTCGCCGGCGACACCTTCATCATGGAGGCGCTCGTCGAGATGTTCGGCGCGATCGGCGTGCGCACCACGCTGCAGCAGTTCGAGCCCGGCGGCGACATCCTCCAGTGGCGCCAGGGCAAGGCCGGCGACTGGGACCTGCTCGGCAACGGCTTCTCGGCCCCCACCGGCCTCGCCTTGACCATCCTGCAGGGCATGTACGCGGGCACCGCCGAGAAGGAACAGACCCGCGACACGTACCAGGGCTACGTGCAGCCCGACGTGGCCGAGGCGATCGCCCGGGCGTCGACCGAGCCGGACGCGACCCTGCGCCAGCAGCGGCTCGCCGAGGCGCAGCAGGCGGCCTGGGACACCTGGCCCTGCGCCTGGGCCTTCGTGCCCAAGTCGGTGCTCGCCCGTCGCGAGCGGGTCGAGCGCCTCGCCCTCGCGTCGTCCAACACGTATCCGCTCGCCGACGTCCGACTGGGGGCCTGA
- a CDS encoding four-carbon acid sugar kinase family protein, with amino-acid sequence MSPITVIADDLSGAAETAEQFRLRGHETVVSLGVPAGPAAAVTVVDVGTRSGTAEEARVAIDTLPLTAGTLVLKKTDSLWRGHVGPELEALAARGYDLVVAGALPALGRTVVHGRPLVDGRPLAETPFWHLEPHGAPSTLAELVDRPTVLVGLDVVRSGPDASAAHLDAALAGGAVLLVDAETDDDLAAVVDAVLRLVAAPGVRRPVALAGSAALAAALADAVPPASSTEAGLYASDEAGVRDEAGPRDGAGAERPVLVVVGSAAEVARGHADALAATGADVHVLDPADDAGDLVEVTRASLSRSSVAVLTVTARRLPDPLVGSAALAEVVARIGADVELDLVLTGGETARAVLDRLATITLRPLAQVEHGAVLSLAADGRGTAGDGRLVATKPGSFGGPTVLADLVDLVRRTRAGADPHVLTASAASGAPTKRRTP; translated from the coding sequence ATGAGCCCGATCACCGTCATCGCCGACGACCTCTCCGGCGCCGCCGAGACCGCCGAGCAGTTCCGGCTGCGCGGTCACGAGACCGTGGTCTCGCTCGGCGTGCCGGCGGGTCCCGCCGCGGCGGTCACGGTCGTCGACGTCGGCACCCGCTCCGGCACCGCCGAGGAGGCGCGGGTCGCGATCGACACGCTGCCCCTGACGGCCGGCACCCTCGTGCTCAAGAAGACCGACTCCCTGTGGCGCGGCCACGTCGGGCCCGAGCTCGAGGCCCTGGCCGCCCGCGGGTACGACCTCGTCGTGGCCGGCGCGCTGCCCGCCCTCGGGCGCACCGTCGTCCACGGGCGGCCCCTGGTGGACGGGCGACCCCTCGCCGAGACGCCGTTCTGGCATCTCGAACCGCACGGCGCCCCCTCGACCCTGGCCGAACTCGTCGATCGGCCGACGGTGCTCGTCGGCCTCGACGTGGTGCGTTCGGGGCCGGACGCGTCCGCGGCGCACCTCGACGCGGCCCTCGCCGGGGGAGCGGTGCTCCTGGTCGACGCCGAGACCGACGACGACCTCGCCGCCGTGGTCGACGCCGTCCTCCGGCTGGTCGCCGCTCCCGGAGTCCGTCGGCCGGTCGCCCTCGCGGGCAGTGCGGCGCTCGCCGCTGCCCTGGCCGACGCGGTCCCTCCGGCGTCGAGCACGGAGGCTGGTCTTTACGCGTCGGACGAGGCCGGGGTCCGCGACGAGGCCGGGCCCCGCGACGGGGCCGGGGCCGAGCGGCCCGTCCTCGTCGTGGTCGGTTCGGCCGCCGAGGTGGCCCGGGGCCACGCCGACGCGCTCGCCGCGACCGGTGCGGACGTGCACGTGCTCGACCCGGCGGACGACGCGGGTGACCTCGTCGAGGTGACCCGCGCCTCCTTGTCCCGGTCGTCCGTCGCCGTGCTGACGGTGACCGCCCGGCGCCTGCCCGACCCGCTCGTCGGGTCGGCGGCCCTCGCCGAGGTCGTCGCCCGGATCGGCGCCGACGTCGAGCTCGACCTCGTGCTGACCGGCGGCGAGACCGCCCGCGCGGTGCTCGACCGGCTCGCCACGATCACCCTGCGGCCGCTCGCGCAGGTCGAGCACGGTGCCGTCCTCAGCCTCGCGGCCGACGGGCGGGGCACCGCGGGCGACGGCCGGCTCGTCGCCACGAAGCCCGGCAGCTTCGGCGGCCCGACCGTGCTCGCCGACCTCGTCGACCTGGTGCGCCGCACGCGCGCCGGCGCCGACCCCCACGTCCTCACCGCGTCGGCAGCGTCCGGCGCCCCCACGAAACGGAGAACCCCATGA
- a CDS encoding 6-phospho-beta-glucosidase, whose translation MKLTILGGGGFRVPLVYSALLRDHAEGRVTSVALYDTDAIRLSAVARVLREQALEHLDAPVVSLHTDLDDALRGADFVFSAIRVGGMAGRSCDERIGLSHGVIGQETVGYGGISYALRTLPVVMDLAVRVKALAPDAFVINFTNPAGVVTEAMSRVLGDRVIGICDSPIGLARRVLGALDVRVPDDAFDSVTIDYAGLNHLGWLRGLTVDGVDVLPRLFEQPERIETFEEGKLFGADWVTELGAVPNEYLHYYYFTRDVLHADQLAVQTRGGYLVDQQARFYDELAEGDGSALALWERTRLERETTYMATNRQSAGMGDRDQDDLVSGGYEHVALALMRGIAYDQSARLILNVRNGGTLPELDADAVVEVPCVVDASGAHPVVGTSLPDFGVGLVTNAKYVERQTIEAGVDGSKAAAVRALAHHPLVDSVTVARSLLGDAMASFPGLDYLR comes from the coding sequence ATGAAGCTGACCATCCTGGGCGGGGGCGGCTTCCGCGTCCCGCTCGTCTACTCGGCGCTGCTGCGCGACCACGCCGAGGGCCGGGTCACCTCGGTGGCCCTGTACGACACCGACGCGATCAGACTCTCGGCCGTCGCCCGCGTGCTGCGAGAGCAGGCACTCGAGCACCTCGACGCGCCCGTGGTCTCGCTGCACACCGACCTCGACGACGCCCTGCGCGGAGCCGACTTCGTCTTCTCGGCGATCCGGGTCGGCGGCATGGCCGGTCGCTCCTGCGACGAACGGATCGGTCTGTCGCACGGCGTGATCGGTCAAGAGACCGTGGGCTACGGCGGCATCTCGTACGCCCTGCGCACCCTGCCCGTCGTGATGGACCTCGCCGTCCGCGTCAAGGCCCTGGCCCCCGACGCCTTCGTGATCAACTTCACCAACCCGGCCGGCGTCGTGACCGAGGCGATGTCGCGCGTGCTCGGCGACCGGGTGATCGGCATCTGCGACAGCCCCATCGGCCTCGCGCGCCGCGTGCTCGGAGCCCTCGACGTGCGCGTGCCCGACGACGCCTTCGACAGCGTCACCATCGACTACGCGGGCCTCAACCACCTGGGCTGGCTGCGCGGACTGACCGTCGACGGCGTCGACGTGCTGCCCCGGCTCTTCGAGCAGCCGGAGCGCATCGAGACCTTCGAGGAAGGCAAGCTGTTCGGTGCCGACTGGGTCACCGAACTGGGCGCCGTGCCCAACGAGTACCTGCACTACTACTACTTCACCCGCGACGTGCTGCACGCCGACCAGCTGGCCGTGCAGACCCGCGGTGGTTACCTCGTCGACCAACAGGCCCGCTTCTACGACGAACTCGCCGAGGGCGACGGCTCGGCCCTCGCCCTCTGGGAACGCACCCGACTCGAACGCGAGACGACCTACATGGCGACCAACCGGCAGTCCGCAGGCATGGGCGACCGCGACCAGGACGACCTCGTCTCGGGCGGCTACGAGCACGTCGCGCTGGCCCTGATGCGCGGCATCGCCTACGACCAGAGCGCCCGACTCATCCTCAACGTGCGGAACGGCGGCACCTTGCCCGAACTCGACGCGGACGCCGTCGTCGAGGTGCCCTGCGTCGTCGACGCGAGCGGCGCCCACCCCGTCGTGGGCACCTCGCTGCCCGACTTCGGCGTCGGCCTCGTTACGAACGCGAAGTACGTCGAGCGCCAGACGATCGAGGCCGGCGTCGACGGCTCGAAGGCGGCCGCCGTGCGCGCCCTCGCGCACCACCCGCTGGTCGACTCGGTCACCGTCGCCCGCTCGCTGCTCGGCGACGCGATGGCGAGCTTCCCCGGGCTCGACTACCTGCGCTGA
- the pdxA gene encoding 4-hydroxythreonine-4-phosphate dehydrogenase PdxA, producing MTTTTPDTRPFIAVTMGDGAGVGPEVTVGALLDEAAYRDARPVVVGDAHRLRLGAAALGVDTEIVEVDGPADAVFTPGRINVVDPHLLSADLPWGAVSAEAGHAAYEYIRIACELGMAGLVQGICTAPLNKAALHEAGHVFPGHTELLAHFMGVGEVSMMLSTPKIKVIHVTTHIGLIDAIAKIEPGLVERTVRRGWEALRRAGVDDPRIGVCAINPHAGENGLFGYGEEAEKITPALEVLQADGIRAVGPLPADTAFFLGGRGDYDLIVAMYHDQGHGPVKVLGIEAGVNITVGLPVIRTSVDHGTAFDIAGTGVVAVGSMIEALRQAVEMSPSPADAARVGASSA from the coding sequence ATGACCACGACGACCCCCGACACGCGGCCGTTCATCGCCGTCACCATGGGCGACGGCGCCGGCGTCGGACCCGAGGTCACCGTCGGCGCACTGCTCGACGAGGCCGCCTACCGCGACGCGAGACCGGTCGTCGTCGGGGACGCCCACCGCCTGCGGCTCGGCGCCGCCGCGCTCGGGGTCGACACCGAGATCGTCGAGGTCGACGGGCCCGCCGACGCCGTCTTCACCCCCGGCCGCATCAACGTCGTCGACCCGCACCTGCTCTCGGCCGACCTGCCCTGGGGTGCCGTCTCGGCCGAGGCCGGGCACGCGGCGTACGAGTACATCCGCATCGCGTGCGAGCTCGGCATGGCCGGTCTCGTGCAGGGCATCTGCACCGCACCGCTGAACAAGGCGGCGCTGCACGAGGCCGGTCACGTGTTCCCGGGCCACACCGAGCTGCTGGCGCACTTCATGGGCGTCGGCGAGGTGTCGATGATGCTCTCGACCCCCAAGATCAAGGTGATCCACGTGACGACCCACATCGGGTTGATCGACGCCATCGCGAAGATCGAGCCCGGCCTCGTCGAGCGCACCGTGCGCCGCGGCTGGGAGGCGCTGCGCCGGGCCGGCGTCGACGACCCCAGGATCGGCGTCTGCGCGATCAACCCGCACGCCGGCGAGAACGGGCTCTTCGGCTACGGCGAGGAGGCCGAGAAGATCACCCCGGCCCTCGAGGTGCTCCAGGCCGACGGCATCCGCGCCGTCGGGCCGCTGCCGGCCGACACCGCGTTCTTCCTCGGCGGCCGCGGCGACTACGACCTCATCGTGGCGATGTACCACGACCAGGGCCACGGCCCGGTGAAGGTCCTCGGCATCGAGGCGGGGGTCAACATCACCGTCGGACTGCCCGTGATCCGCACCTCGGTCGACCACGGCACCGCGTTCGACATCGCCGGCACCGGCGTCGTGGCCGTCGGTAGCATGATCGAGGCGTTGCGCCAGGCGGTCGAGATGTCGCCCAGCCCGGCCGACGCCGCCCGGGTCGGTGCGTCGTCGGCGTGA
- a CDS encoding DeoR/GlpR family DNA-binding transcription regulator has product MKDVRDIVILDRLRSERAATVTDLALATSTSEATIRRDLQRLDEAGVLRRTHGGAVLVEADAPFAEVEQVNRRAKERIAAAAASQVADGQSVVLDIGTTTLHVAEHLRGRDVTVITASIAVFDLLRDDRAVQLILLPGDWDPVYRSVSGPLTAESLRLLHADHAFMGVSGIADNGDLRDTTMSQVPIKRAMAEVSDRATVLADSSKFPGTGAGRVAPSASLTQLITESTPHENVSAALARKGVTVTVA; this is encoded by the coding sequence ATGAAAGACGTCCGAGACATCGTGATCCTCGATCGGCTGCGCTCCGAGCGGGCGGCGACGGTCACCGACCTGGCCCTCGCCACCAGCACGAGCGAGGCCACGATCCGCCGCGACCTGCAGCGCCTCGACGAGGCGGGGGTGCTGAGACGGACCCACGGCGGCGCCGTGCTCGTCGAGGCGGATGCCCCCTTCGCCGAGGTCGAGCAGGTCAATCGCCGCGCGAAAGAGCGCATCGCCGCGGCGGCGGCATCCCAGGTGGCCGACGGTCAGTCGGTCGTGCTCGACATCGGCACCACGACCCTGCACGTCGCCGAACACCTTCGGGGTCGCGACGTCACGGTGATCACGGCGAGCATCGCGGTCTTCGATCTGCTGCGCGACGACCGTGCCGTCCAGCTCATCCTGCTGCCGGGCGACTGGGACCCGGTCTACCGGTCCGTCTCGGGCCCGCTGACGGCCGAGAGCCTGCGACTACTGCACGCCGACCACGCCTTCATGGGCGTCAGTGGCATCGCCGACAACGGCGACCTCCGCGACACGACCATGAGCCAGGTGCCGATCAAGCGCGCCATGGCCGAGGTGAGCGACCGGGCCACGGTGCTCGCGGACTCGAGCAAGTTCCCGGGCACCGGCGCCGGCCGCGTCGCCCCCAGCGCGTCGTTGACGCAGCTGATCACCGAATCGACGCCGCACGAGAACGTCTCGGCTGCGCTGGCACGCAAGGGAGTGACGGTGACCGTCGCATGA